The DNA region AAAAATATACACCACAGGATGCCACTTCCTTCGGGCCAGAACTAAGAGACAAACTGGAAAAACACCTTGGAGCCAAGTTTAGTGATCTTGCCTTCGCCACCCAGGTATCAAAATGGTGTACAGATGAAACCCTATATGAAGAAGAAATCATTTTAGCCCTTAAATACGCCGCATGGGCCTGTCTGACAAAAACAGGGCAATGTATGCATAAGGAGAGTGTTCTATTTGAACTTCCCAAGAAGATAGACCCGAAAAACCTTGTAGAAACGACAGAAACGCCTTCAGGGGCTCTGCAAGCATGTCCAGAAAATATCAGGCATCGGAAAGGATTTGATCTCACGGATCAAGGGCCCTCCCAACAGCATGCCTTTTCCCAGGCACATTATTGCATATTTTGTCACGAGCGAGACAAAGACTCGTGTTCAAAAGGTTTCAAAGAGAAGTCCGGAGAAGGATTCAAAAAAAACGATCTAAATATTCCTTTAACAGGTTGCCCTCTAGAGCAAAAAATCTCCGAAATGAATCTAGCAAAATCTGCTGGCTTTAATATTGGTGCCCTCGCAATCATCTGTATAGATAACCCCATGGTCGCTGCAACAGGTCATCGGATTTGTAATGACTGTATGAAGAGCTGTATTTTTCAAAAACAGACCCCCGTAGATATCCCAGGAATTGAAACACAGATTTTGAAAGAAGTGCTGGCACTTCCGTGGGGTTTTGAAATCTATAGTCTCTTGACGAGATGGAATCCTCTCAATTTCAAAAACCCCCTCCCCTTGCCAAAAACCAGTAAAAAAGTACTCGTTGTCGGAATGGGTCCCGCAGGTTTTACCCTTTCCCATCATCTGATGAACGCTGGACATACTGTGGTTGGCATGGATGGGCTAAAAATTGAGCCTCTCCCCTCTTCTCTGTCAGGAGTTGACGTTCTGGGAAACAACCACTCCTTTCAACTGATTGAAAATGCAGCTTCGCTTTTTAAGGCTTTGAGTGAGCGAATTGTTGGCGGTTTCGGAGGGGTTGCCGAATATGGAATTACAGCTCGATGGGACAAAAACTTCTTGACTGTAGTGCGTCTCCTCCTCGAGCGACGCAGGCCCCAGTTCAATATGCTGAGTGGCATCCGGTTTGGGGGAACCTTAACAGAAGAAACAGCCTTTAACATGGGATTCGACCACATTGCTCTTTGTATGGGAGCAGGTCAGCCAAAATTGATTCCTATGAAAAATAGGACCGCGAGAGGCGTGAAAATGGCCAGCGACTTCTTGATGAACCTTCAACTCTCCAACACATCCCAAGAAGAGTCTAATACAAACCTTCAGATGAGACTTCCTGTTGTTGTCATTGGGGGCGGCTTAACCGCCATTGATACAGCAACAGAAGCCCTTGCCTACTATCCAATCCAAGTGGAAAGATTCTTAAAACGGTATGAAAGCCTTGTTTGTAAACTGGGTGAAGAGAAAGTTCGCTGTGACTGGACAGAAGAAGATCAAATAATTGCCGATGAATTTATTTCCCACGCACAGGCCATTCGCCTGGAAAAAGAAAAAGCACGCCAAGAAAACCGTGCGCCAAATATTTTGAAACTCCTAAACCAATGGGGTGGCGTCACCATTGCCTATAGAAAGCAACTGATAGAGTCCCCCAGTTATCGCTTAAACCACGAAGAAGTAAAAAGCGCCTTAGAAGAAGGCATTCAATTCCTAGAAAACATTACCCCTCTTCAAGTTGAAACCGACAGCTACGGTCATACAAGTAGCCTCATCGTAGAAAGAAAAGCTTCGAAAGCTAAAATACCTCTCGCCGCCAAATCCATTTTTGTGGCTGCAGGGACAAAACCAAATACAATTATTGCCAAAGAAAATGAAGTCTCGCTTTCCGTCTGCAATGACCATTTTCAAGCCCTCGATTTGGAAGAAAATTTAAATACATCTTCCGAAACTCCACGACGAAGAAAATCATCCATTTTCACCTCCATAAGACCGGACGGTAGGTCCATAAGCTTTTTGGGAGATCTCCATCCATCCTATGCAGGAAATGTTGTTAAAGCCATGGCCAGTGCAAAACAGGGGGCACCTCTCATCAGTATGCAACTGGCAAAATGCGCCCCAAATAAGATTGATGAGGGGAAATTCCAGCAGGATTTAAACCAGAAATTAAGAGCTCAACTCCTTGAAATAAAAAGGTTAACACCTAAAATTATCGAACTAGTCATCAAAGCTCCTCAAGCCGCGCGCGCCTTTAAGCCTGGACAATTTTTCCGACTTCAAAATTTTGAAGCAATTACGCATGGTGCTGGCCACACGCAACAAAGCCTGGAAGGATTGGCCCTAACGGGTGCGTCCGTTGACCTTGAAGCGGGCACAATTTCAACTATTGTCTTAGAAATGGGCGGATCTTCCGATCTCTGCACAAGCCTTTTAAAGCCAAAAGATCCGGTGATTCTAATGGGTCCGACTGGATCTCCCACTTACATCCCTTCCAAGGAAACCGTTTTACTTATTGGGGGTGGGCTTGGAAATGCTGTCCTCATGTCCATTGGAAAAGCTTTAAAGGCAAATGGTTCAAAGGTGCTTTATTTTGCAGGATATAAGGAAAATCAAGACCGGTTTAAAAAAGAGACTCTGGAAAATGCCGCAGATTGCGTTGTATGGTGCTGCGAGGAATCCCCTGGATTTTCGCCCACGAGATCCCAGGACAAAGCCTTCCATGGGAATATCATTGAGGCCCTACACGCCTATGGGACAGGGAAATTAGGAAATACGGCTATTCCTATGTCAGATGTTCAACGGATTATTACCATTGGATCAGCAAATATGATGGCTGCCGTAAAGGAGGCGCGTCATTCATCCCTCAAGCCACTTCTTTCCCCCGATCACCTGGCTATTGGCAGCATCAATTCGCCTATGCAATGTATGATGAAAGAAATCTGCGGCCAATGTATACAAAGACAGGTCGACCCAATAACAAAACTTGAGACAATTGTCTTTTCATGCACGAACCAAGACCAATCTCTAGACAGAGTGGATTTCTCTTGTTTGAAAGAGCGACTCAACCAAAACCGTCTTTCTGAATCTCTTACCAGACAATGGATTGCTAGCAGCCTACGACGCAACGTCAAGTAAGACCCTATAGAAAACAGAATGCCTTATAAAAAGATATTCTCTTACAAGCATTTAATTTTTCCTCATTTAAGGGTATAATGAAGGGATATAAGAAAGTTCATTGTTGAACCAGTGAGGCGTTTGTGTTGCGTAAATATTTTCAGAGAACAGAAAAACATACCCCCTGGTACCTGCTGGTGGCATTTGGTTTCTGCATTCTATTCACTGGAGATATGCTTGTTTTTGTAACTGCAGCCCATTCAAAAGCAGCCCATCGCACCTTGCACCATATAACGCCCTTCCATTTCAAGAAAATCCCCACTAACACGCCTCACCCAAGTGCCCCGAGAGTGGTTCACGATGACCCAGCTGCTGCTCGAGAAATTGCCGGTGCACAAAGAACTTTTGATGCAAGTGTGAGATCACAAAGAACGCAAGCGGACCTTGAAGGATTTGCAGGACCCGTTCCACAAAAAGTTGCGGAAGAAGCCTCTTTGCTACCAACCAAACCTTCTGGCAGCCTTGCCAAGGCACCTCAACTATCCATCGCCCCGCAAAAACTTAAAAATGCCTTGTTGTCAAAAGTGGATCAAGCCCTTGCGCAGAACAAAGATCCGGCTATGTTTCAGTCTCTCATGAAACTTAAAAGCCAAATTTCAAGCGCACAAGATCCCAGCAGCCTTATGGAGCATATGCATACTTTACAAGGACTTACAGGTGAAAACCTAGATATTGCTAGTTTGGTTCCAACCGATGTCTCAAATTACGTTGGAAAAGCAGAGGACACGCTCAAAGGGCTGGCGGGAGGTGCTGGCTTTTCCCAAGCTGGAAGCCAGCAAGGAAATACAGTTAACCAAGAGGTACAGCAACTTGAACAAGTCCTCCAAGAACTTCAAGACACCCAGAGAAAACTGGGAGGCGGACAACAGGGTATCTACCCCCAAGCACAAGCCCTCGATCAACATGCGCAGCGCCTTGAATCTCAAGCACAAGGGTTTCTGGGTCAGGACTCCCCTAACGACATAAAGGGGCCGGGAACTCCTATTGGAAAAGGAACTCAAAAGTCAGATTCTTCAAGTTGGGGAGGGTTTTAGATTTATGAATTTTTTCATCCAAAGCACTTCTCAGAAAAATATTGTTGCCAGGTTTTATACCTTGTTTCTCATGTTTCTTATGAGTTTGGTCTCTCTACCCTCAAGCGCCAACGTCCCAGGGTTTCAGAGTCTTAACGTTTTCAACGAGGCAATTTCACAGGTTCAACAGGCCATTGGAGATCTTAAATCCTTACAAGGACCTATAAATCAGGCACGCTCCCTCTCTCAGCAGGGTCAAAAAATCCGAAATGGCATTCAAGATTTATGGCAAACCGGTGAGAAACTTAAAAACTTCTCCGGATCTCCACAAGAGTTTACACAACAAACCCAAGAATACGCCCAAAAATTACAATCTCAAGGGTCGAACCTTGAAGCTCATGGGAACAACTATCAGCAACATGCTCATAGTCTCAGTCGCTTTCCTCAACTCGCCGACCACGCGAGGCAAGTTGATCAAATAGGAGAGAAAATGGGTCAGCGGGGTAAAAGAATGCGCCGGTCCGGAGAAACCCTTCAATCTCAAGGGATTACCACGGGCCGAGTCAGGAAACTCCAGAATGAGGTTGCTCAACTTCAGCAAGAGCTCTCGGCTGCAAGAGGTAAAAAGGGTACCGCAACTACCCCTTCCGGAAAAAAGGGCTGGGGGGCTCTCAAAGATAAAAAACTCCTGAAACAAGAGCAGACCCAAGAAAAGCAATTCCTTCAACAGGAAAAAAAGCAAGAAGGGGCTCAACTGAGGCAAGAAAAATCTCAAGAGAAAAGATTTTTAAAGGAAGAAGCCAGACAGGAAAAAGCTGAAGAAAGAGATCTCCTGCGAAAAGAAAAAACAACGGGGAAAAAAGACGAAAAGACATTGTCAAAAGAAGAAACACAGATCCATGAAATCCAACAAGAACTCAAAGGCGGCGCTAAAACAGGACCTGGGGTTGTAACAACTCAACGGGGTCAAAAATCCGCAAGCAAGAAAAAAGGAAGACAAAAAAAACCGCGCGCACCCAGAAAAGCACCCGCTTTCGAAAAGCCAGGTGCGAGTGAAAAAACGCCCACAATTAAATCCAAACAACCCACTCGACAGGAATCACAGCAGCCCGACACGCAACAGGAACAACAACCTCATCAAGAACAGGGACAAACTCAGCAACAGAATCAGCAACCTAGGCCACAACAACCTCAGCAACAGAAGCAGCAATCTGGGCCGCAACAACAACCTCAGCAGCATGAAAAACCCATTAAGGGAGGACTCCATAAAGAGCCTAAAAGCGAAAAGCCCACCAAAGGGGGACTTCATATGGGCAAGCCGGTAGAGGCTTCAAAAAAACCTGTTACTGGGCAACAGCAGAAAACTCAACAGCCTAAGCAACAGAAGCAGCAACCTAGGCCACAACAACCTCAGCAACAACCTCAGCAGCAGAAGCAGCAGCAACAACCTCAGCAGCATGAAAAACCCATTAAGGGAGGACTCCATAAAGAGCCTAAGGGCGAAAAACCGACCAAGGGTGGACTTCATATGGGCAAGCCGGTAGAGACTTCAAAAAAACCTGTTGCTGGGCAACAGCAGAAAACTCAGCAGCCTAAGCAACAATCACAGCAGCAGAAACAGAAAACTGCATGTGATCCAAAGACACAAAAATGCCCGCAAGCCTCTAGCAATAAACAACGCGGAAAGAGACGTGGTGGTGGTGCCGTTGCGGGGGGTGGTCGAAAAGCTAAAACGCGCAAAGGGAAATAAGCTAACCTTTTAGGCGTTCCTCAGCTATTTGATCCGCTGCTTCCGAAGTAGAAATATTCAAATCATCAGACATCTTAAACACCTCTAGAAGATACGAATCCATTTGATTTATATGCTTTACCGTTTTAGCTCGATCGTAATCTGGCCCTTCATAGAACACATTAATCAATCCGCCTGCGTTAATGATATAATCAGGGGCATATAGGATCCCTCTATCCAGCAAGGCTCTGCCGTGGTGGGTTTCTGCAAGCTGGTTATTTGCGCTTCCTGCAATTATTTTTACTTTTAATCTGGGAATCGTCTCATCATTTAAAATACCACCCAAAGCACAGGGCGCAAAAATATCTGCCTCAGCATCGTAAAGCTTTTCAGGATCAAAAGGCATTGCTTCAAAATTTTGGACCGCTTTCTGGACAGTCGTGGGATCTATATCTGAAACATAGAGTTTAGCACCTTCTTTATGGAGTGTTTCACAAAGGGACATCCCGACGTGTCCAAGTCCTTGCACAATGACTCTCAGCCCCTTTAGAGACTTTTTCTTCAACTTGTATTCAACCGCCCCCAGCATCCCTCTATAGATACCTAAAGCTGTATAAGGAGATGGATCACCACTGCCACCGTGACTTAGATGCAAACCAGAAACGTAGGGCGTTTCCGTATAGATTTGGTGCATATCCTCTACTGAGGTCCCGACATCTTCTGCCGTAATAAAAAGCCCATGAAGATGATTGATAAATCGCCCCATTTCCTGAAATAGTTCCGGCGTCTTATCTTTTTTTGGATCCGCAATGATAACGGCCTTTCCGCCCCCCAAAGGCAAACGAGCCATGGCAGCTTTGTACGTCATACTCCGAGAAAGTCGCAGAACATCGGTTAAAGCCTCATCTTCATCCATATAGGGCCACATACGACAACCACCCAAAGCTGGCCCCAACTTTGTACTATGGACAGCAATAATAGCTTTTAGATTGCTTTTAGGATCGCAGTGATAGGTTACAAGTTCGTGATTATCAAAATCCTTCGAAGTAAAAACCATCACGCCTTTCCCACAGTAACTTCCTCTCCTGTTAGGATATTGTTTTTTTAAGAAACATGCAATTGGGATCTTGCACTTGCGTAAATTTCAATTTGCACGTATGAGAGTGGTGGCTTACGCTTATGCAGGAGTAAAATGAGAATGGAAAAACGTCCGTTAATTATGGATTGCGACCCTGGACAAGATGATGCAATTGCTATTTTGATGGCCATCGCGTTTCCAGAGCGCTTTGACATACTGGGGATTACGACCGTTAGTGGAAATGTATCCCTAGAAAAAACAACAACGAATGCCCTCAAAACGTGTGAGCTCGCCGGACGAACAGATATACCAGTTTACGCAGGATGTTCCCGTCATTTGGTCAATGATGCCTTCCATATGGATGAAGATCTGCATGGGGAAACCGGCTTAGGGGGCACAGAGCTACCTGATCCAGAGACAAAAGTTCAAAAAGAACACGCCGTCGATTTCCTCATTGAAGCCATCCTAGCTTCTCCTAAAAAAGTGACCCTTGCAGTCACAGGACCACAAACAAATATTGCCATGGCTTTGATCAAGGATCCAAGAATCAAAGGCAATATTGAAGAAATTATTTTCATGGGTGGCGCCCTCGAAGAAAGTAACATAACCCCATCAGCAGAATTTAACATGTATCTGGATCCAGAGGCCTGTAGAGTCGTCTTCACGAGCGGCGTCAAGCTTACCATGCTGCCACTAGACATTACCCACAAACTCTTAACATCAAAGACTCGATTGGAAAAGATTCGCGCTGTCGGCAATAAGCAAGCCGAAGCAGTGTACAGCATGCTCGCTTTCACAGAAGAGTACGATATGAAACGCTATGGAATGGATGGTGGCCCTGTTCACGATCCTTCCGTTTTGGCGTTCATGTTGAAGCCTGAGCTGTTTGAAGGAAAAGATGTCTACGTGACAATGGATCTTAATGGGGAATATACCCGTGGACGAACAGTCATAGATTGGTTTGATCTTACAAATACCACCCCTAACATTTACGTCATCCGGGATGGCGATGTTGACGGCTTCTTTGACCTAATCATAGACTGCCTAAAACGCTACTCTACCGGTGCCGTGGCTGCTTAAGGGCGATGGCAGCTCATATTTTCCTGGATACCGCGCTCATAATGAATTCTAAGGCGCGCCTTCGGCTTGCTGAGAATTCCTAATGGCCGGCATGACGACCTTTATCTCGGATAAACCAGCACACCAACTATCCGGAGAATATGTCATCTTACCACTTCCTTCTCACTCGGCACAGTTAGAGTCCAGGTCACAATGTCACCCGCAACATTGTTCATAGCCAAACAGAAAGCCTTGGAAACTTCCTTAACACTATTACTGTCAATGGGAACTTTTGATTGGAAAAGTTTGTAATCCATGACCATCCGATCTGAAAGCCTCAAGACCTTAGCTCCAATCGCCACATAGACATGTTTATCATCACCAGATTTAGCTTCCAGTTGGAACTCCCTTATATCTGTCATCAACACATAGTTTGCCTGAAGGCCTGATGTAGATAGACCAACACCCAAGATCTTTCCTGAATTTTCAAATAACTCTAGCAATCCATCCTGCACCATAGGTGACAACTGATCGACCCAACGAGCATTGTCCACATACGTAAACTCATAGAGCCCTTTTTTCACAATAATGCGATCTGTATTAAATTGAAGTTCCGCTCGAGGTGCCTCAATCAAAAGCTGCCATGTTACGGGCTCAACTTGAGGCGTAAAATTCCTATCCATATTAAAATGGATTTGTTCAAACTTTTTCGGATCCTCGGGAAAAAAACTAACGCACCCAGATAGGACCATGAGTGTTATAAGCCATAGGAAATTTCTATTCATCGTAAATGGTACCCCTCTGATGGTGACTCAAACAAAAAGTTCAGGGGACCCTTTTCCACATCCCCAGAAAGGCGCCCAATTGTTGCCAAGGTATTCTTCATCTGAACCATTAGATTAGACAGCTCGTAAAGACCGCGATTAAAAAAGTCCCTAATTGCCGATCTATTTTCCGAAACAATCTCCTCAACCCCATCGGCCGCATTACTAAAAGATTGAGCCGCCATTTGAATGTCATCCATGGTATCAGGTGATTTGTCTTCCAAGGTTTTCATAACACTTGAAAGTCTGGTCATCGCAATACTGCTTTTATCTATAAGCTGATCGATATCTTCACGACGTTCTGAAAGTGTATGGGTGACGTCTCTTATGTTTAGAATAATTTCAGTGACCGCCTCTCGATTGTTCTCATCCAATAATTTGGAAAAGTCTTTCACAAGCTCATTCGCATTACTCACAAGCTTTGGCATGGAATTGAATAATTTTTGCAAGCCCGAGGCCTTTGAGGGAATAACAGCATATTCTTCTCCCGCTTTAGGCAGGAGTATTGGACTTTCTCGAGTTCCCCCGTGAATTTGGATAATGGATATACCCGTAATGCCTTGCATCTCCAAAGACGCAATAGAATCTTCCTTGATTGGCGTCCCAGACTTTATTCCCACATGAACGCGAATCATCTCAACATTCTTGGGATCAATGGCTATATCTTTGACGACACCAATGGGAACACCCCTATAAAGAACTTGAGAACCGTCCTTTAACCCCGTAACCGTTTCCTTAAAATAGATATTATAAAAAGCCTGTTTATTCACCAGCTCAACCCGTCCAAGCCACAGCAGAAACAATGCTGCTGCAAGTATAAAAGCAAGAAGGAATCCGCCAACAGCCATGTAACTTGCCTTAGTTTCCATGCTCTACTCTCCCCATACTGCTTTGGCCCGTGCGCCGTGGAAATACTTTTGAATCCAAGGATTCTTATTTGCCATAATCTCATCCACTGTTCCGACGATAACTTGTTTATCAACAAGAACCGCTATCCGATTGCAAATTGTTTTCAACGAATCTAAATCATGGGTCACCATAACAACGGTTAAGTTCAAATTAGATTTTAGCTCATTTATAAGGCTATCAAAAGCCCCCGCAGAAATTGGATCTAAACCGGAAGTAGGCTCATCCAAAAAGAGAATTTCCGGATCCAAGACAAGAGCACGTGCCAATGCCGCCCTCTTGGTCATGCCACCCGATAATTCTGAGGGATATTTGAACGCTGTGGCCGCAGGAAGCCCCACCATGGAAAGCTTTTGAAAAACCACCTCTTCTGTTAGAGGTTTCTTCAATCGAGCAAGCTCCCGTAAAGGCACTTGGATATTATCTGAAACACTCAAGGAACTAAAAAGCGCTCCCCCTTGAAAAAGTACGCCACATTGCTGATCAATTTGGGCACGCTCTTTAAAGGAAAGGCCTGCTATATTTTTCCCTAGAATACGTACTTCCCCTCCGCTTGGGCGATGAAGCCCCAAAATAGTATGAAGTAAGACTGATTTACCGGCGCCCGAAGCTCCCACAAGTCCTAAAACTTCACCGCGATAGATTGTAAGATCCAAAAGATCATGGACAATCTGTTTGCCAAAGGCATTCACTAAATTGTGGACTTGAATAATTGGGACTTGGGTTCGTTTGTCCATCTACCATCCAATATGTGAAAAAACAACAGAGAAGAGGGCATCAAAGATGATGACTAAGAAAATGCCCTCCACCACAGACCGCGTCGTTTGTTGCCCAACACTTTCGGCACTCCCGGTTACCTTGAGTCCTTCAAAACATCCCACCATGGCAATCAAAAAGGCAAAAACCGGTGCCTTCACAAGACCAATGAAGAATGTCTTCAGTGTCACAGCTTGTCTTACCTGATCTATGATCTGACCAAATGAAATGTCGATCAAGAATGAGAGCATGACGCTTCCCCCAATCAAACCCAAAATATCAGCAAAAAAAGTCAGGAAAGGCAAGGCTATCACCAAACCTAAGATCCGAG from Alphaproteobacteria bacterium includes:
- a CDS encoding MCE family protein, which produces METKASYMAVGGFLLAFILAAALFLLWLGRVELVNKQAFYNIYFKETVTGLKDGSQVLYRGVPIGVVKDIAIDPKNVEMIRVHVGIKSGTPIKEDSIASLEMQGITGISIIQIHGGTRESPILLPKAGEEYAVIPSKASGLQKLFNSMPKLVSNANELVKDFSKLLDENNREAVTEIILNIRDVTHTLSERREDIDQLIDKSSIAMTRLSSVMKTLEDKSPDTMDDIQMAAQSFSNAADGVEEIVSENRSAIRDFFNRGLYELSNLMVQMKNTLATIGRLSGDVEKGPLNFLFESPSEGYHLR
- a CDS encoding nucleoside hydrolase → MEKRPLIMDCDPGQDDAIAILMAIAFPERFDILGITTVSGNVSLEKTTTNALKTCELAGRTDIPVYAGCSRHLVNDAFHMDEDLHGETGLGGTELPDPETKVQKEHAVDFLIEAILASPKKVTLAVTGPQTNIAMALIKDPRIKGNIEEIIFMGGALEESNITPSAEFNMYLDPEACRVVFTSGVKLTMLPLDITHKLLTSKTRLEKIRAVGNKQAEAVYSMLAFTEEYDMKRYGMDGGPVHDPSVLAFMLKPELFEGKDVYVTMDLNGEYTRGRTVIDWFDLTNTTPNIYVIRDGDVDGFFDLIIDCLKRYSTGAVAA
- a CDS encoding Glu/Leu/Phe/Val dehydrogenase, translated to MVFTSKDFDNHELVTYHCDPKSNLKAIIAVHSTKLGPALGGCRMWPYMDEDEALTDVLRLSRSMTYKAAMARLPLGGGKAVIIADPKKDKTPELFQEMGRFINHLHGLFITAEDVGTSVEDMHQIYTETPYVSGLHLSHGGSGDPSPYTALGIYRGMLGAVEYKLKKKSLKGLRVIVQGLGHVGMSLCETLHKEGAKLYVSDIDPTTVQKAVQNFEAMPFDPEKLYDAEADIFAPCALGGILNDETIPRLKVKIIAGSANNQLAETHHGRALLDRGILYAPDYIINAGGLINVFYEGPDYDRAKTVKHINQMDSYLLEVFKMSDDLNISTSEAADQIAEERLKG
- a CDS encoding ABC transporter ATP-binding protein, yielding MDKRTQVPIIQVHNLVNAFGKQIVHDLLDLTIYRGEVLGLVGASGAGKSVLLHTILGLHRPSGGEVRILGKNIAGLSFKERAQIDQQCGVLFQGGALFSSLSVSDNIQVPLRELARLKKPLTEEVVFQKLSMVGLPAATAFKYPSELSGGMTKRAALARALVLDPEILFLDEPTSGLDPISAGAFDSLINELKSNLNLTVVMVTHDLDSLKTICNRIAVLVDKQVIVGTVDEIMANKNPWIQKYFHGARAKAVWGE
- a CDS encoding FAD-dependent oxidoreductase, with the protein product MTQKRLIFDHLYTLEGLEGIDNLFRNFLQGQNGILSNLYEKTRKNSSNIKPLEESHLVVQLYPYVEQFLAQAFKIEENVKTLQSSHKILTPLHICKRNFVQRRAIKKYTPQDATSFGPELRDKLEKHLGAKFSDLAFATQVSKWCTDETLYEEEIILALKYAAWACLTKTGQCMHKESVLFELPKKIDPKNLVETTETPSGALQACPENIRHRKGFDLTDQGPSQQHAFSQAHYCIFCHERDKDSCSKGFKEKSGEGFKKNDLNIPLTGCPLEQKISEMNLAKSAGFNIGALAIICIDNPMVAATGHRICNDCMKSCIFQKQTPVDIPGIETQILKEVLALPWGFEIYSLLTRWNPLNFKNPLPLPKTSKKVLVVGMGPAGFTLSHHLMNAGHTVVGMDGLKIEPLPSSLSGVDVLGNNHSFQLIENAASLFKALSERIVGGFGGVAEYGITARWDKNFLTVVRLLLERRRPQFNMLSGIRFGGTLTEETAFNMGFDHIALCMGAGQPKLIPMKNRTARGVKMASDFLMNLQLSNTSQEESNTNLQMRLPVVVIGGGLTAIDTATEALAYYPIQVERFLKRYESLVCKLGEEKVRCDWTEEDQIIADEFISHAQAIRLEKEKARQENRAPNILKLLNQWGGVTIAYRKQLIESPSYRLNHEEVKSALEEGIQFLENITPLQVETDSYGHTSSLIVERKASKAKIPLAAKSIFVAAGTKPNTIIAKENEVSLSVCNDHFQALDLEENLNTSSETPRRRKSSIFTSIRPDGRSISFLGDLHPSYAGNVVKAMASAKQGAPLISMQLAKCAPNKIDEGKFQQDLNQKLRAQLLEIKRLTPKIIELVIKAPQAARAFKPGQFFRLQNFEAITHGAGHTQQSLEGLALTGASVDLEAGTISTIVLEMGGSSDLCTSLLKPKDPVILMGPTGSPTYIPSKETVLLIGGGLGNAVLMSIGKALKANGSKVLYFAGYKENQDRFKKETLENAADCVVWCCEESPGFSPTRSQDKAFHGNIIEALHAYGTGKLGNTAIPMSDVQRIITIGSANMMAAVKEARHSSLKPLLSPDHLAIGSINSPMQCMMKEICGQCIQRQVDPITKLETIVFSCTNQDQSLDRVDFSCLKERLNQNRLSESLTRQWIASSLRRNVK